The Microbulbifer hydrolyticus genome has a segment encoding these proteins:
- the hemJ gene encoding protoporphyrinogen oxidase HemJ, protein MYDWIKAFHIVSMVCWFAALFYLPRLFVYHVDATDALSKDRFQIMERRLYRGIAIPSMIATIVFGVWLIYIQRSYNPDYLKTSIWLHAKLTLVVLLIGYHHICGSYVKKFAAGTINKSGRYFRVFNELPVLALLAIVILAVVKPF, encoded by the coding sequence ATGTACGATTGGATCAAGGCTTTTCATATCGTATCCATGGTGTGCTGGTTTGCCGCACTGTTCTACCTGCCGCGGCTCTTCGTCTATCACGTGGACGCCACGGATGCGCTCAGCAAGGACCGCTTCCAGATAATGGAGCGCCGCCTCTACCGGGGCATCGCCATCCCCTCAATGATCGCCACCATCGTGTTCGGAGTCTGGCTGATTTACATCCAGAGGTCCTACAATCCGGATTACCTGAAAACTTCAATCTGGCTGCACGCCAAGCTGACGCTGGTCGTGCTGTTGATCGGTTACCACCACATCTGCGGCAGCTATGTGAAGAAATTCGCTGCCGGCACCATCAACAAGAGCGGTCGCTACTTTCGCGTATTCAATGAACTACCGGTACTCGCGCTGCTGGCCATCGTGATACTTGCTGTCGTCAAACCCTTCTGA
- a CDS encoding chloride channel protein, producing the protein MRRRQQSSPETFTSPLSQRRRSSLLEQARVQLSSQQALALLVLFALIIGICAGLVVIGFRQLSEGPAIFYLPQLEDFESLSPAWRFGLPVSGALVLGLFFHWVAPSGRPTGVVHVLDRLHNHQGRMPTKNAVLQFFGGALALLSGQSIGREGPSVHLGAATGSWIAKRFRLPDNSARTLLACGVAAAIAASFNTPLAGVIFAMEVVMLEYTVAGFLPVMIAAVVGSAATRLAFGHQAAFDVPASQLESLAELPILFVSALLIGALASLFIISQRRLVPLQQKHSPLLRFLVAGTGTGLLALWVPEILGAGYDTLELAMLGQLSIAALSAIVLAKLVATALATGLGIPGGVIGPSLILGACIGGAAAHLANLWLGAATASPGLYAMVGMAAMMAALLNAPLAALLTILELTYNPNVLFPAMMTIVIACLVSRQLFGSDGIYQESLRALGKSGTPSWRAQMLSRVGVASVMERAVAITPQFLERAQAERLIEQQPAWLLVGGETTQQALRTADLANFLQRPPKEGEGERRESKEDEKIDLMRLPGERLQLAPLSWRATLLEAQQQLEQQGAGALYVGRDYDQDSTGILNSDVAGIILPQHIEHYYRQ; encoded by the coding sequence GTGCGGCGACGCCAGCAGTCAAGCCCAGAGACTTTTACTTCGCCCCTATCCCAGCGGCGCCGCTCGAGCCTGCTCGAGCAGGCACGGGTCCAGCTGTCGTCACAGCAGGCGCTGGCGTTGCTGGTGTTGTTTGCCCTGATTATCGGGATCTGCGCGGGGCTGGTGGTGATTGGTTTCCGCCAGCTGAGTGAAGGGCCGGCGATTTTTTACCTGCCGCAACTGGAGGATTTTGAGTCTCTGTCCCCGGCGTGGCGCTTCGGATTACCGGTAAGCGGCGCCCTGGTACTGGGGCTGTTTTTCCACTGGGTCGCCCCATCCGGCCGCCCCACCGGCGTGGTACACGTGCTCGATCGACTGCACAATCACCAGGGCCGGATGCCCACCAAGAATGCCGTTCTGCAGTTCTTCGGCGGCGCTCTTGCCCTGCTGAGCGGCCAGTCGATCGGCCGTGAGGGGCCATCGGTTCATTTGGGTGCTGCCACTGGCAGCTGGATCGCGAAGCGTTTCCGCCTGCCCGACAATTCCGCGCGCACACTACTCGCCTGCGGCGTTGCCGCAGCCATTGCAGCCTCATTTAATACACCCTTGGCGGGGGTGATTTTCGCCATGGAAGTGGTGATGCTGGAGTACACCGTCGCCGGCTTTCTGCCGGTCATGATCGCCGCGGTGGTTGGCAGCGCGGCGACTCGCCTGGCGTTCGGGCACCAGGCCGCCTTCGACGTACCGGCCTCCCAGCTGGAATCCCTCGCTGAGCTGCCGATCCTTTTTGTCAGCGCCCTGCTCATTGGTGCACTTGCCTCGCTGTTCATTATCAGCCAGCGCCGCCTGGTTCCGCTGCAACAGAAACACTCACCCCTGCTGCGATTCCTGGTGGCCGGCACCGGCACCGGGCTTCTGGCACTGTGGGTGCCCGAGATCCTGGGTGCCGGCTACGACACGCTCGAGCTGGCCATGCTCGGCCAGCTCAGTATTGCCGCACTCTCCGCCATCGTGCTCGCCAAACTCGTCGCCACCGCACTGGCCACCGGGCTCGGAATTCCCGGCGGCGTCATTGGCCCCAGCCTGATACTGGGTGCCTGCATCGGCGGGGCCGCTGCGCACCTCGCCAATCTCTGGCTGGGGGCGGCTACCGCCAGCCCCGGCCTCTATGCAATGGTGGGCATGGCAGCCATGATGGCGGCACTGCTGAATGCGCCGCTGGCGGCACTGCTGACGATTCTCGAGCTCACTTACAACCCAAACGTCTTGTTCCCTGCCATGATGACGATTGTTATCGCCTGCCTGGTCAGCCGGCAACTGTTTGGCAGTGACGGCATCTATCAGGAATCCCTGCGCGCACTGGGCAAGAGCGGCACCCCCAGCTGGCGCGCGCAGATGCTGAGCAGAGTGGGCGTTGCCAGTGTGATGGAGCGGGCGGTAGCCATCACGCCGCAATTCCTTGAGCGGGCACAGGCCGAGCGTCTCATAGAGCAGCAACCGGCCTGGCTACTGGTCGGTGGTGAAACGACCCAACAGGCCCTGCGCACGGCCGACCTCGCGAATTTCCTGCAGCGTCCGCCAAAGGAGGGAGAAGGCGAGCGCCGCGAATCAAAGGAAGATGAAAAAATTGATCTCATGCGCCTGCCTGGCGAACGCCTGCAGCTGGCACCGCTCAGCTGGCGCGCCACGCTGCTGGAGGCGCAACAACAGCTTGAACAACAGGGGGCCGGTGCACTCTACGTAGGGAGAGATTACGACCAGGACAGCACGGGTATACTGAACAGCGATGTGGCGGGTATCATCCTGCCACAGCATATCGAACACTATTATCGGCAATAA
- a CDS encoding DUF6776 family protein gives MARKVKGSKQYRMKVVPHRPILHGVFSVLGVALLVLSTSAGAYFAGQYQLSKNLDDKTRAHAKALDEVDRLRAEIEALRVRAATAEQSVAIGEQASESVRGELVAKENQIAELRQEISFYRGIMAPSEGSDGVSIGRFSISEAGERRYQYKLLVQQSAARHQVVTGAVRFTIVGQVDGEPRRYALADLSSQVESESIPLRFKYFQNIEGELQLPEGFVPEGVELSLKSSKRKGFNIDQRYGWLVQQS, from the coding sequence ATGGCACGCAAAGTTAAAGGCAGCAAGCAATATCGCATGAAGGTGGTGCCCCACAGGCCCATACTTCACGGCGTATTTTCTGTGCTGGGGGTGGCCCTGCTGGTGCTTTCCACCAGTGCCGGTGCTTACTTTGCCGGGCAGTATCAGCTGAGCAAAAACCTGGATGACAAGACCCGGGCACATGCCAAGGCTCTGGATGAGGTCGATCGCCTGCGCGCCGAGATAGAGGCCTTGCGGGTGCGCGCGGCCACGGCGGAGCAGTCGGTGGCCATTGGCGAGCAGGCCAGCGAGTCGGTTCGCGGAGAGCTGGTGGCGAAGGAAAACCAGATTGCCGAGCTGCGCCAGGAGATCTCGTTTTATCGCGGTATCATGGCGCCTTCAGAGGGAAGCGATGGGGTCTCCATTGGTCGCTTCAGTATCTCGGAAGCCGGTGAGCGCCGCTACCAGTACAAGTTGCTGGTGCAACAGTCCGCGGCCCGTCATCAGGTTGTGACTGGCGCGGTGCGTTTTACGATCGTTGGCCAGGTCGACGGTGAGCCGCGCCGTTACGCGTTGGCGGACCTCTCCTCTCAGGTTGAGAGTGAGTCGATTCCGCTGCGTTTCAAGTATTTCCAGAATATCGAGGGAGAGCTGCAGTTGCCGGAGGGCTTCGTGCCGGAAGGGGTAGAACTGTCGCTTAAATCCAGCAAGCGCAAAGGGTTCAATATTGACCAGCGCTACGGCTGGCTGGTGCAGCAGAGCTGA
- a CDS encoding bactofilin family protein has translation MASTGGNNTTLIARHTEVTGDLHFRGNLVIEGRVNGNVCAHSDSDARLQIVDGGIVEGEIRVPNVVVNGNVKGDVHASGHLELASKAIVEGNVHYKLIEMVKGAQVNGSLVSNVEVDNTSEPRMLGYSEDATTVDAE, from the coding sequence ATGGCTAGCACTGGTGGCAACAACACGACTCTGATCGCGCGTCATACCGAAGTAACCGGCGACCTGCACTTTCGCGGTAACCTGGTGATTGAAGGCCGGGTCAACGGCAATGTCTGCGCCCACAGTGATAGCGACGCCCGCCTGCAAATCGTTGACGGCGGTATCGTCGAGGGTGAGATCCGAGTCCCCAACGTTGTGGTGAATGGCAATGTAAAAGGTGACGTCCACGCAAGTGGCCATCTGGAGCTCGCCTCCAAAGCCATCGTTGAGGGCAATGTGCACTATAAGCTGATCGAGATGGTCAAGGGCGCCCAGGTCAACGGTTCCCTGGTATCCAATGTGGAAGTGGATAACACCAGTGAGCCTCGCATGCTGGGCTATTCCGAGGACGCAACCACCGTCGACGCGGAATAA
- the argC gene encoding N-acetyl-gamma-glutamyl-phosphate reductase, with product MSVIKAAIVGGTGYTGVELLRLLSGHSQVEVSAITSRAEAGTPVTELFPSLRGHYDLKFSAPDVDELARCDVVFFATPHGVAQAQVPDLVARGVRVIDLSADFRLQDIPTWEQWYGQQHACPELAAKAVYGLPEINREQIGGAQLLACPGCYPTAIQLGFIPLLEAGLVESSGLIANAASGASGAGRQAKTDLLFAENNDSFRAYAAAGHRHLPEIEQGLSQVVGGNVDLTFVPHLLPMVRGIHATLYAKLKNPAAAEATQEALQALFEQRYQAEPFVDVMPAGSHPQTRSVRGTNMCRLAVLRPQGRDTVVVLSVIDNLAKGASAQAVQNMNIMFGLNENQGLESPALLP from the coding sequence GTGAGCGTCATCAAAGCAGCAATCGTAGGTGGAACGGGATATACGGGTGTGGAGTTGCTGCGCCTGTTGTCTGGCCATTCTCAGGTGGAGGTGAGCGCAATCACGTCCCGTGCGGAAGCTGGCACCCCGGTGACGGAACTCTTCCCCAGTCTGCGTGGTCACTACGATCTGAAGTTCAGCGCACCGGATGTGGATGAGCTGGCCCGGTGTGATGTGGTGTTTTTCGCCACACCGCACGGCGTGGCCCAGGCCCAGGTGCCGGACCTGGTGGCGCGCGGTGTTCGGGTGATCGACCTGTCCGCGGACTTCCGTCTGCAGGATATCCCCACTTGGGAGCAGTGGTACGGGCAGCAGCACGCCTGCCCGGAGTTGGCCGCGAAGGCGGTGTACGGCCTGCCGGAGATCAACCGGGAGCAGATAGGCGGCGCACAGCTGCTCGCTTGCCCCGGTTGCTACCCCACAGCGATTCAGCTGGGTTTCATCCCCCTGCTGGAAGCAGGGCTGGTTGAGTCCAGCGGGTTGATCGCGAATGCCGCCAGTGGTGCCAGTGGTGCCGGACGCCAGGCTAAAACCGACCTGTTATTTGCCGAAAACAACGACAGCTTTCGCGCCTACGCCGCGGCGGGTCACCGCCACTTGCCGGAGATTGAGCAGGGGCTCAGCCAGGTGGTTGGTGGTAATGTGGACCTGACCTTTGTGCCGCACCTGTTGCCGATGGTGCGCGGTATCCATGCCACGCTGTACGCGAAACTGAAAAACCCCGCTGCGGCGGAGGCGACCCAGGAAGCGCTGCAGGCTCTGTTTGAGCAGCGTTACCAGGCGGAGCCATTTGTAGATGTGATGCCGGCGGGCAGCCACCCGCAGACTCGCAGCGTGCGCGGCACCAACATGTGTCGTCTGGCGGTTCTCAGGCCGCAGGGGCGTGATACCGTTGTTGTCCTGTCGGTCATTGATAACCTGGCCAAGGGGGCTTCAGCGCAGGCGGTGCAGAACATGAATATCATGTTTGGCTTAAATGAGAACCAGGGGCTGGAGAGCCCGGCATTGCTGCCTTAG
- a CDS encoding anhydro-N-acetylmuramic acid kinase, which produces MTDLYIGLMSGTSVDCIDAVLVEFTESDNRLQCQTRAALGHPISSAMREAILALCAPGPSELDRAGQLDRQLGEEFAAATLAVLQEAGIKPSAVKAIGSHGQTVRHRPPGSVSIPFSLQLGDPNTIAALTGITTVADFRRRDMALGGHGAPLMPAFHNAVFQAGRDRAVVNIGGMANITELAAGGGVRGYDTGPGNALLDYWVKLHRGKAYDADGSWAASGTPHTELLNRLMSDPYFAAPAPKSTGREAFNPSWLERACAGLEVPPADIQATLAEVTAASIAQGVHEFARGGELLVCGGGARNRDLMDRLRRRLPTWSVAATDDYGIDADWVEGAGFAWLARQTMLGLSGNCPAVTGAGKETILGGIFPA; this is translated from the coding sequence ATGACGGACCTTTACATTGGCCTGATGTCCGGCACCAGCGTCGACTGTATCGACGCGGTGCTGGTGGAATTCACCGAGTCAGACAACAGGCTGCAATGCCAGACCCGAGCCGCACTCGGGCACCCGATCTCATCCGCTATGCGCGAGGCCATTCTGGCCCTTTGCGCACCGGGTCCCTCTGAACTCGACCGCGCAGGGCAGCTCGATCGGCAGCTCGGCGAGGAGTTCGCTGCGGCTACCCTGGCAGTCCTCCAGGAAGCCGGCATCAAGCCTTCCGCGGTCAAAGCCATCGGCAGCCATGGCCAGACCGTACGTCACCGCCCCCCGGGCAGTGTATCCATACCCTTTTCCTTACAGCTGGGCGATCCGAATACCATCGCCGCACTCACCGGTATCACCACCGTGGCGGACTTCCGTCGCCGCGATATGGCCCTGGGCGGCCATGGCGCCCCGCTCATGCCGGCATTCCATAACGCCGTGTTCCAGGCAGGCCGTGACCGCGCTGTGGTGAATATCGGTGGAATGGCAAATATTACCGAGCTCGCGGCGGGTGGCGGGGTGCGCGGCTACGATACCGGGCCGGGAAACGCATTGCTCGATTACTGGGTAAAACTACACCGCGGCAAGGCCTACGATGCGGACGGTAGCTGGGCTGCCAGCGGCACACCACATACAGAACTGCTCAACCGCCTGATGTCCGACCCCTATTTTGCCGCACCCGCGCCGAAGAGCACGGGACGGGAAGCATTCAATCCTTCCTGGCTGGAGCGCGCCTGCGCCGGGCTGGAAGTCCCCCCCGCGGACATTCAGGCAACGCTGGCCGAAGTAACCGCAGCATCGATTGCCCAGGGGGTACACGAATTCGCACGTGGCGGAGAGCTGCTGGTGTGTGGTGGCGGTGCGCGCAATCGCGACCTTATGGACCGCCTGCGACGTCGTCTGCCCACCTGGTCGGTAGCGGCTACGGACGATTACGGAATCGATGCAGACTGGGTAGAAGGGGCGGGGTTTGCCTGGCTGGCTCGTCAGACCATGCTAGGGCTGAGCGGCAACTGCCCCGCAGTTACCGGCGCAGGGAAAGAGACCATCCTGGGCGGGATCTTCCCCGCCTGA
- the hemL gene encoding glutamate-1-semialdehyde 2,1-aminomutase, with protein sequence MSKSESLFAEAQKVIPGGVNSPVRAFRAVGGTPVFIERAEGAYLYDADEKRYIDYVQSWGPMVLGHAHPDVIDAVVEQAQSGLSFGAPTELETELAEELCRVWPNMDLVRFVNSGTEATMSAIRLARGYTGRDKIVKFEGCYHGHSDSLLVKAGSGALTMGVPSSPGVPAALADHTITLTYNDIEGVKKCFAEIGDQIACIIVEPVAGNMNCIPPVPGFLEALREVCDQAGSVLILDEVMTGFRVSLTGAQGYYGIEADLTTLGKVIGGGMPVGAFGGKREIMEQIAPLGPVYQAGTLSGNPMAMVAGLETLQLIQEPKLYEELTAKTDRLVEGVLAAAKEAGIPMTANKVGSMFGFFFTDAEKVTNYQQVMACDTERFNRFFHGMLKEGVYLAPASYEAGFMSAAHSDEDIEATIAAARKVFAQLG encoded by the coding sequence ATGAGCAAATCCGAATCCCTCTTTGCCGAAGCCCAGAAAGTCATCCCCGGCGGCGTCAATTCGCCGGTACGCGCCTTCCGCGCGGTGGGCGGCACGCCGGTCTTTATTGAGCGCGCCGAAGGCGCCTACCTGTACGATGCTGACGAGAAGCGCTACATCGATTACGTGCAATCCTGGGGCCCGATGGTACTGGGCCACGCCCACCCGGACGTGATCGATGCGGTTGTGGAGCAGGCCCAGTCCGGCCTCAGCTTCGGCGCCCCCACCGAGCTCGAAACCGAGCTGGCAGAAGAACTCTGCCGTGTGTGGCCGAACATGGACCTGGTGCGCTTCGTGAACTCCGGTACCGAAGCCACCATGAGCGCCATCCGACTGGCCCGCGGCTACACCGGCCGCGACAAGATCGTGAAATTTGAAGGGTGCTACCACGGCCACTCCGATTCCCTGCTGGTAAAAGCCGGCTCCGGCGCTCTCACCATGGGCGTCCCCTCCTCGCCGGGCGTACCCGCCGCCCTGGCGGACCACACCATCACCCTGACCTACAACGACATCGAGGGCGTGAAAAAGTGCTTCGCAGAGATCGGTGACCAGATCGCCTGCATCATTGTCGAGCCGGTAGCGGGGAACATGAACTGCATCCCACCGGTACCCGGTTTTCTCGAAGCCCTGCGTGAAGTCTGCGATCAGGCGGGCAGTGTGCTGATTCTGGATGAGGTGATGACCGGCTTCCGGGTCAGCCTTACCGGGGCCCAGGGCTACTACGGTATCGAGGCAGACCTGACCACGCTCGGCAAGGTGATCGGCGGCGGCATGCCGGTCGGCGCCTTTGGCGGCAAGCGCGAGATCATGGAGCAGATTGCACCACTGGGTCCGGTCTATCAGGCGGGCACTCTTTCCGGCAACCCAATGGCCATGGTCGCGGGCCTGGAAACCCTGCAACTGATTCAGGAGCCGAAGCTCTATGAGGAGCTGACAGCCAAAACAGACCGTCTCGTAGAGGGCGTACTGGCAGCGGCCAAAGAGGCCGGCATCCCCATGACCGCCAACAAGGTGGGCAGCATGTTCGGGTTTTTCTTTACCGATGCCGAGAAGGTGACCAATTACCAGCAGGTGATGGCTTGTGATACCGAGCGCTTCAACCGCTTCTTCCACGGTATGCTTAAAGAGGGTGTTTATCTGGCACCAGCCTCTTACGAAGCGGGATTTATGTCCGCTGCCCACAGTGACGAAGATATCGAGGCCACCATTGCCGCGGCACGCAAAGTGTTTGCGCAACTCGGCTGA
- the erpA gene encoding iron-sulfur cluster insertion protein ErpA has product MSEAVSFSPDPIQVTEKAVAKVKGLLEEEGNPELKLRVFVTGGGCSGFQYGFTFDELVAEDDAVVEKDGIEVLVDAMSYPYLVGASVDYEEGLSGSRFVVQNPNASATCGCGSSFSI; this is encoded by the coding sequence ATGTCTGAAGCTGTTTCCTTTTCTCCCGATCCGATCCAGGTGACCGAGAAGGCCGTTGCCAAGGTGAAAGGCCTGTTGGAAGAGGAAGGCAACCCGGAGCTCAAGCTGCGCGTCTTTGTGACCGGTGGTGGCTGCTCAGGCTTCCAGTACGGCTTTACCTTTGATGAACTGGTGGCCGAAGACGATGCAGTGGTCGAAAAAGACGGCATCGAGGTTCTGGTGGACGCAATGAGCTACCCGTATCTGGTGGGTGCCAGCGTGGACTATGAAGAGGGGCTGTCAGGTTCCCGCTTTGTGGTTCAGAACCCCAACGCTTCCGCGACCTGCGGCTGCGGTTCCTCATTCTCTATTTGA
- the thiD gene encoding bifunctional hydroxymethylpyrimidine kinase/phosphomethylpyrimidine kinase encodes MDTRQPIILTVTHHDPSGSAGIAADTETAASLGCHCTSVVSAITVGDTRDLAGVAPVDENLLVEQARAILEDMPVAAIKIGYLGSVENVHALHSVLRDYPDIPLIIDPDATLADKESVLAPPLWRAMCDLLLPLATLVAPNRREARAMAGEADVHDAQAQELLESGCRYLLLTGVPAADQQLENRLYDTRGLVREFRWQRLPPAAYGVCGILTTAIACHIAHGLTMLEAVNRSQQFTWSAIADSRRLGMGRPVPNRLFWTCKD; translated from the coding sequence ATGGATACACGCCAACCCATCATTCTCACGGTCACACATCACGATCCCAGTGGCAGTGCGGGCATTGCGGCAGATACGGAAACCGCCGCCAGCCTCGGCTGCCATTGCACCTCCGTGGTATCGGCGATCACGGTGGGTGATACCCGTGACCTGGCCGGCGTGGCGCCGGTGGACGAGAACCTGCTGGTGGAGCAGGCGCGGGCAATTCTGGAAGACATGCCGGTGGCCGCCATCAAAATCGGCTACCTCGGCTCGGTGGAAAATGTGCACGCCCTGCACAGCGTGCTGCGGGACTACCCGGACATTCCACTGATCATCGACCCCGATGCGACACTCGCCGACAAGGAGAGCGTGCTGGCACCACCGCTATGGAGAGCCATGTGCGACCTGCTGCTACCGCTGGCTACCCTGGTTGCGCCCAATAGACGCGAGGCCCGCGCCATGGCCGGCGAAGCCGATGTGCACGATGCACAGGCGCAGGAGCTGCTGGAAAGTGGCTGCCGTTACCTGCTGCTCACTGGTGTTCCCGCCGCCGACCAGCAACTGGAAAACCGCCTTTACGATACCCGCGGGCTGGTGCGGGAATTCCGCTGGCAACGCTTGCCGCCGGCCGCGTACGGCGTCTGCGGCATCCTCACCACCGCCATTGCCTGTCATATCGCCCACGGCCTGACCATGCTTGAAGCGGTAAACCGCAGCCAGCAGTTCACCTGGAGCGCCATCGCCGACAGCCGGCGCCTGGGCATGGGGCGGCCGGTGCCCAACCGGCTGTTCTGGACCTGCAAGGACTGA